A region from the Mercenaria mercenaria strain notata chromosome 7, MADL_Memer_1, whole genome shotgun sequence genome encodes:
- the LOC123554006 gene encoding zinc finger protein 543-like isoform X1 produces MESPVFQPTLPFRPIPIYGQRSQLSTAGTDMPSAQAQIPASSHENHLMLAKHINLISQMGRLKALGEYQLNHARHPGNIAPAHILHDANKFGVKNLAMVGNIGQSQAMLHSKVQNLQQPKLFDFDVTKTHSDVNLAPHVNHVNSNHAVIDRMTVPVIVSCANPFTSQYGYGRKVFPCPQCRYTTDRRNNLKRHMLTMHQTCAKTLECCGIVFATKASLREHAMIFHYHGYTCFYCGRRFCRKALLKRHLSVHNGQKDFVCPVCDYATSHKSNLERHRKVHCRPEDRKPGELDCGEEDEVTWRSEDHGTDDNNNQNILSSSDDESEEINVDSD; encoded by the coding sequence gccAATACCAATTTATGGACAGAGAAGTCAGTTAAGCACAGCTGGAACAGATATGCCTTCAGCACAGGCGCAAATTCCTGCGAGCAGTCACGAAAACCATTTAATGCTCGCAAAGCATATCAATTTGATATCACAAATGGGACGTTTGAAAGCTCTTGGCGAATATCAGCTGAACCACGCCAGGCATCCAGGGAATATAGCTCCAGCTCATATACTCCACGATGCAAACAAATTCGGTGTCAAAAATCTAGCAATGGTGGGTAATATTGGACAAAGTCAGGCGATGCTCCATTCAAAGGTGCAAAATTTGCAACAGCCGAAGTTGTTTGATTTTGACGTTACAAAAACACATTCTGACGTTAATCTAGCACCACATGTAAATCACGTGAATTCTAATCACGCGGTAATTGATAGAATGACAGTTCCAGTGATAGTATCGTGTGCAAATCCGTTTACGTCACAATATGGCTACGGCCGAAAAGTGTTTCCGTGTCCGCAATGTCGTTATACCACTGATAGAAGAAACAACCTGAAGAGACACATGCTCACAATGCACCAGACATGCGCAAAGACTCTCGAATGTTGTGGAATAGTGTTTGCTACAAAAGCTTCCTTGAGGGAACATGCAATGATCTTTCATTACCATGGTTACACCTGTTTCTACTGCGGGCGAAGGTTTTGTCGTAAAGCTTTACTCAAACGGCATCTTTCGGTGCACAATGGTCAGAAGGATTTCGTTTGCCCGGTGTGTGATTACGCCACAAGTCATAAAAGTAATTTAGAAAGACATAGAAAGGTTCACTGTAGACCGGAAGACAGGAAGCCGGGCGAATTGGATTGTGGGGAGGAAGACGAAGTAACGTGGAGGTCAGAAGATCACGGAACTGATGATAACaataaccaaaacattctaagtagTTCCGATGATGAAAGCGAAGAAATAAATGTAGATTCCGATTGA
- the LOC123554006 gene encoding zinc finger protein 543-like isoform X2: MPSAQAQIPASSHENHLMLAKHINLISQMGRLKALGEYQLNHARHPGNIAPAHILHDANKFGVKNLAMVGNIGQSQAMLHSKVQNLQQPKLFDFDVTKTHSDVNLAPHVNHVNSNHAVIDRMTVPVIVSCANPFTSQYGYGRKVFPCPQCRYTTDRRNNLKRHMLTMHQTCAKTLECCGIVFATKASLREHAMIFHYHGYTCFYCGRRFCRKALLKRHLSVHNGQKDFVCPVCDYATSHKSNLERHRKVHCRPEDRKPGELDCGEEDEVTWRSEDHGTDDNNNQNILSSSDDESEEINVDSD, encoded by the coding sequence ATGCCTTCAGCACAGGCGCAAATTCCTGCGAGCAGTCACGAAAACCATTTAATGCTCGCAAAGCATATCAATTTGATATCACAAATGGGACGTTTGAAAGCTCTTGGCGAATATCAGCTGAACCACGCCAGGCATCCAGGGAATATAGCTCCAGCTCATATACTCCACGATGCAAACAAATTCGGTGTCAAAAATCTAGCAATGGTGGGTAATATTGGACAAAGTCAGGCGATGCTCCATTCAAAGGTGCAAAATTTGCAACAGCCGAAGTTGTTTGATTTTGACGTTACAAAAACACATTCTGACGTTAATCTAGCACCACATGTAAATCACGTGAATTCTAATCACGCGGTAATTGATAGAATGACAGTTCCAGTGATAGTATCGTGTGCAAATCCGTTTACGTCACAATATGGCTACGGCCGAAAAGTGTTTCCGTGTCCGCAATGTCGTTATACCACTGATAGAAGAAACAACCTGAAGAGACACATGCTCACAATGCACCAGACATGCGCAAAGACTCTCGAATGTTGTGGAATAGTGTTTGCTACAAAAGCTTCCTTGAGGGAACATGCAATGATCTTTCATTACCATGGTTACACCTGTTTCTACTGCGGGCGAAGGTTTTGTCGTAAAGCTTTACTCAAACGGCATCTTTCGGTGCACAATGGTCAGAAGGATTTCGTTTGCCCGGTGTGTGATTACGCCACAAGTCATAAAAGTAATTTAGAAAGACATAGAAAGGTTCACTGTAGACCGGAAGACAGGAAGCCGGGCGAATTGGATTGTGGGGAGGAAGACGAAGTAACGTGGAGGTCAGAAGATCACGGAACTGATGATAACaataaccaaaacattctaagtagTTCCGATGATGAAAGCGAAGAAATAAATGTAGATTCCGATTGA